The window GGGTCGGGGCCGGAGGGGTCGCGGTCGATGCCCGTCATGGCCGCCACCCGGGCGGTCCGGCGCTCGCGGCGGGCCCGCTCCCCCGCCACGCCCGCCCGCCGCCGCACCACGGACAGCACGAGGGCGACGCCGGCGCCGGCCGCCATCAACCCGGCGAACACGTCCCGGACCGGTACCGCTCCGACCACCCGGGCCACGGCCAGCGACCCCAGCGCCATGACCAGGTACGTCGCCCGCAGCAGCCAGCCGTAGCCGATGCCGACGTGGCGGCGGCGGGTCGTCACCCACAGGAACAGCAGGCCGCCCGTCGCCCACTGGACGAGGACGGTGGCGCCGTCGAGGCGGATCACGGGAAGGCGACGGTGGCGGCGCCGTCGACCGCCAGTGCCGCGCCGCTGACGTTGGCGGCCGGCTGCGAGCACAGGAACGCCACCACCCGGCCGAGGTCGGCCGGGTCGGCGAGGGGGCCGGTGGCACCCAGCTCGCGCATGCGGGCCGTGTCGTGCGGCCCGGGCAGGACGGCGTTGAGGGTGACGCCGTCGGGCGCCAGGTCGGCGGCCGCCGTCTTGGCCCACGCCCACAGCCCCGTGCGGGCCGTGTTCGACAGGGCCAGGTGCCCGGCCGGCTGGCGCACGAAGTAGGAGAGGATCAGGCAGATGCGGCCCCACCCGCCGGCGCGCAGGTGGGGAACGGCGGCCCGGACCAGGCGGACGGAAGTGACCAGGTTGGCCTCGAGGGCGGCCAGCAGGCGGGCGTCGTCCACGTCGAGGGACCGGGCGGGCGGCGGCCCACCGGCGTTGGCGACGAGGACGTCGAGTGACCCGAAGCGCTCGACGGTGGCGTCCACCAGCCGGGCCGGCGCCGCCGGGTCGGTGACGTCCTCCACCATGGCCAGCACCTCGGCCCCCCCGTCGGCCAGCGCCCTCTCGGCCGCCCGCACCGCCTCCTCGCCGCGGCCGCAGATCGCCACCCGGGCGCCCTCGGCCGCGAACGCCCGGGCGCACGCCAGCCCGAGGCCCCTCGACGAAGCGGTGACCAGGGCGACCCGGCCCCCGAGCCCCAGGTCCACGTCAGGCCACGACGGCCAGGTCGTGCGACACCGCGTTCAGGGGATCGGGGCCCGACTCGGCCGCCACCACGATGTCCTCGATGCGCACGCCCCAGCGGCCATCGACGTAGACCCCGGGCTCGACGGAAAAGGCGTGCCCGGCGACCAGGGCCTCGCAGTTGCCACCGACCAGGTACGGGTCCTCGTGCTCCTCCAGCCCGATGCCGTGGCCGGTGCGGTGCACGAACTGCGGGCCGTACCCCGCCTCCTCGATGATGCGGCGGGCGACGGCGTCGACGTCCTCGCACGGCGTGCCCACCACCGCCGCCTCGACCGCCGCCGCCTGGGCCCGCTGCACGGCGGCGTACACGTCGCGGAACCCGGCCGGCGGCGGGCCGGTGAAGACCGTGCGTGTGGTGTCGGAGCAGTAGCCGTCGAGGGTGCCGCCGAAGTCGCAGACGACCGCCTCACCCTCGCCGATCAGCCGCCGCCCCGGCTCGTGGTGGGGGCTGGCCGAGTTGGGGCCGCTCCCCACGATGGCGAAGTTGACCCGGTCGTGGCCCTCGGCCCGCAGGCGGGCCGACAGGTCGGCGGACACCTCGGCCTCCGTCCGGCCCACCAGCGCGACGTCCCCGGCCACCAGGGCGGCCGCCACCCGGTCGGCGGCGGCGCCGGCCCGGCGGAGGGCGGCGATCTCGTCGGCGTCCTTCACCGCCCGCAGCGGCCCGGTGACGGTGGAGGCGGCCAGCCACCGGGCCGTGGGCAGCGACGCCTGCAACTGCAGGACGAAGGTCGCCCACGCCCGGTCCGACACGGCCAGCGAGCGGCGCCCGCCCACCAGGTCGGCCACCACCGCCACCGGGTCCTCCGTCTCCTCCCAGGGCCGCAGGGCGAACAGGGCGGGGTCGTGCGCGACCCGGGGAGCCTCCAGCCGGGGGACCACCAGGGTGGCGTCGCCGTCGGCGGGCAGGACGAGCATGGTGAGCCGCTCGAGGGGCATGGCCTCGTACCCGGTGAGCCACGGCAGGTCGGCGCCGAGGGAGAGCAGCAGGGCGTCCACGCCCAGCTCCCCCATGCGCCCGCGCACCCGTTCCACGCGCTCGACCCGGCTCACGGCTGCAGCGTAGAGGCGCGCCCTCGGCCAGGTGCGTCGCGTTCTGGCGGCAGGGAGGGGCACCATGCGCCCGGATGTGCCGCCGGAACCGCGGCGGGCGCCGCCGAAGCAGCCGCAGCAGCCGCCGCGTCGCGGGTGTGGGCGTCGCGTTCTGGCGGCAGGGAGGGGCGCTATGCGCCCGGATGTGCCGCCGGAACCGCGGCGGGCGCCGCCGAAGCAGCCGCAGCAGCCGCGGCCGCCGCCGCGTCGCGGGCGTGGTAGCTGGACCGGGTGAGGGGCGACGCCTGCACGTGGGCGAACCCCATGGCCTTCCCCCGCTCGGCCAGGCGGTCGAACTCCTCGGGGTGCCACCAGCGGGCGACGGGGAGGTGGGCGGCGGTGGGCCGCAGGTACTGGCCCAGCGTGACGATGCCGACGCCCACCGCCCGCAGGTCGGCCAGCGCCCCGAGCACCTCGTCCTCCGCCTCGCCCATGCCCAGGATGAGCCCCGACTTGGTGGTGAGCCCGGCGGCCCCGGCCAGGGCCAGCACGGCCAGGCTGCGGGCGTAGGAGGCCGACGGCCGCACCGCCCGCTGCAGGCGGGCCACCGTCTCCAGGTTGTGGTTCACCACGTCGGGACGGGCGGCGAAGATCGTCTCCAGGGCGCCCGGGTCGCCCTTGCAGTCGGGGATGAGGACCTCGACGGCGGTGCCGGGGCAGCGCCGGCGGACGGCATCGATGGTCGCCGCGAAGGCGGCCGCTCCGCCGTCGGGCAGGTCGTCCCTGGCCACGGCGGTGAGCACGGCGTGCTCCAGGGCCAGGGCCTCGACCGCCTCGGCCACCCGCTCCGGCTCGCCCGCGTCCGGCGCCTCGGGCCGGCGGGTGTCCACCAGGCAGAACCCGCACGCCCGGGTGCAGCGGTCCCCGTTCAGCATGAAGGTGGCCGTGCCGGCGCCCCAGCACTCGAAGATGTTGGGGCAGCCGGCCTCCTCGCACACGGTGGTGAGGCGGCGCTCCCGGAGGTCGTGCTGCAGGGCACGGAAGGGCTCCCCCATGCGGGCCGGGGCCCGCAGCCACGGCGGCTTGCGCTCGCCCAGGGGGACCGAGGCCGATGCGTCCACGCCCGCCGCCGCCAGCCGCCCCAGCAGGCGCACGGGCGCGCCCGGCGCCGACGGTCCGCCGGCCACCACGGCGGCGTCCTCGGCAGGCACCCGCCACGCCACGTCCTGGCGCTCGACGCCGGCCGTCCCCCACCGCTCGGCGGCGCGGGCGGCGACCGCGTCGGCTACCGCCCGCATCGGGACGCCCAGCCCCTCGGCGGCCAGGGAGGTCACGCCCCGGTCCGGGATGCCGCAGGGGACGATGGCGTCGAAGTGCGACAGGTCGGGGTCGACGTTGAGGGCGAACCCGTGCATCGACCGGCCGCGGGTGAGGCGCACGCCGACGGCGCAGATCTTGCGGTCGCCGACCCACACGCCGGGGAGACCGGGGTGGCGGGTGGCGCCCGCCAGCCCCAGGTCGGCCAGGGCGTCGATGACGACCTGCTCGACGGTGGCCACGTGGGCGGGCGTCGTTCCGGGCCCGCTCGGCACCGACACGACGGGGTACCCCACCAGCTGGCCGGGGCCGTGCCAGGTGACGTCTCCGCCCCGGTCGGCGCGCACCAGGTCGCCGTCCAGCCGCTCGGGCGGGACGAGCACCGAGTCGGGGGTCCCCCGCAGGCCGAGGGTGTAGACGCTCGGGTGCTCCAGCAGCAGCAGGTGCTCGCCCTGCCCGCCGCGGTGGAGCGCCCGCTGGAGAGCGATCCCGTCCCGGTAGGCCACGCGGCCCAGCCACCGCACCCGCAGCGGCCCTCGCGGCCCCCGCGCCGGCCCGGGCCGGAGCGGCGCGGCGACCGGGGCCGTCACGTCAGCTCCTGGGCCCAGTCCCTCGTCTCGAGCACGTCGCGCACCCGGGCCAGGAAGGCCGACGCGTAGGCGCCGTCGACGGCCCGGTGGTCGAAGGCGATGGCCAGGTTGCCGACGGGGTGCACGGCCACCCCGTACCCGCCGCCGGGCAGGGCCACGGCGACCGGCTTCTGGCGCACGCCGTCGCTCGACAGGATCGCCACCTGGGGCTGGTTGATGATCGGCGCCGTGATGAGGGTGCCGTACCCGCCCGGGTTGGTGATCGTGAAGGTGCCGCCCGAGATGTCGTCGGCACTC of the Acidimicrobiales bacterium genome contains:
- the lipA gene encoding lipoyl synthase; this encodes MTAPVAAPLRPGPARGPRGPLRVRWLGRVAYRDGIALQRALHRGGQGEHLLLLEHPSVYTLGLRGTPDSVLVPPERLDGDLVRADRGGDVTWHGPGQLVGYPVVSVPSGPGTTPAHVATVEQVVIDALADLGLAGATRHPGLPGVWVGDRKICAVGVRLTRGRSMHGFALNVDPDLSHFDAIVPCGIPDRGVTSLAAEGLGVPMRAVADAVAARAAERWGTAGVERQDVAWRVPAEDAAVVAGGPSAPGAPVRLLGRLAAAGVDASASVPLGERKPPWLRAPARMGEPFRALQHDLRERRLTTVCEEAGCPNIFECWGAGTATFMLNGDRCTRACGFCLVDTRRPEAPDAGEPERVAEAVEALALEHAVLTAVARDDLPDGGAAAFAATIDAVRRRCPGTAVEVLIPDCKGDPGALETIFAARPDVVNHNLETVARLQRAVRPSASYARSLAVLALAGAAGLTTKSGLILGMGEAEDEVLGALADLRAVGVGIVTLGQYLRPTAAHLPVARWWHPEEFDRLAERGKAMGFAHVQASPLTRSSYHARDAAAAAAAAAASAAPAAVPAAHPGA
- a CDS encoding SDR family oxidoreductase, with translation MDLGLGGRVALVTASSRGLGLACARAFAAEGARVAICGRGEEAVRAAERALADGGAEVLAMVEDVTDPAAPARLVDATVERFGSLDVLVANAGGPPPARSLDVDDARLLAALEANLVTSVRLVRAAVPHLRAGGWGRICLILSYFVRQPAGHLALSNTARTGLWAWAKTAAADLAPDGVTLNAVLPGPHDTARMRELGATGPLADPADLGRVVAFLCSQPAANVSGAALAVDGAATVAFP
- a CDS encoding Xaa-Pro peptidase family protein, with amino-acid sequence MSRVERVERVRGRMGELGVDALLLSLGADLPWLTGYEAMPLERLTMLVLPADGDATLVVPRLEAPRVAHDPALFALRPWEETEDPVAVVADLVGGRRSLAVSDRAWATFVLQLQASLPTARWLAASTVTGPLRAVKDADEIAALRRAGAAADRVAAALVAGDVALVGRTEAEVSADLSARLRAEGHDRVNFAIVGSGPNSASPHHEPGRRLIGEGEAVVCDFGGTLDGYCSDTTRTVFTGPPPAGFRDVYAAVQRAQAAAVEAAVVGTPCEDVDAVARRIIEEAGYGPQFVHRTGHGIGLEEHEDPYLVGGNCEALVAGHAFSVEPGVYVDGRWGVRIEDIVVAAESGPDPLNAVSHDLAVVA